In Micrococcales bacterium, the following proteins share a genomic window:
- the rplB gene encoding 50S ribosomal protein L2 yields the protein MGIRKYKPTTPARRGSSVADFVEVTRSQPEKSLTKPLPQKGGRNNSGRITTRHQGGGHKRAYRIIDFRRYDKDGVPAKVAHIEYDPNRTSRIALLHYADGEKRYILAPHNLKQGDRVETGHGADIKPGNNLPLRYIPTGTVVHAVELRPGGGAKIARSAGASVQLVAKDGPYAQLRMPSGEIRNVDLRCRATIGEVGNAEQSNINWGKAGRSRWKGKRPTVRGVAMNPVDHPHGGGEGKTSGGRHPVNPKGKAEGRTRSKKKPSDKFIVRRRKSGKKR from the coding sequence ATGGGAATCCGTAAGTACAAGCCGACGACACCGGCGCGCCGTGGTTCCAGCGTGGCTGACTTCGTCGAAGTGACGCGCTCGCAGCCGGAGAAGTCGCTGACCAAGCCGCTGCCCCAGAAGGGTGGGCGGAACAACTCCGGGCGTATCACCACCCGTCACCAGGGCGGCGGCCACAAGCGCGCCTACCGGATCATCGACTTCCGCCGCTACGACAAGGACGGCGTGCCGGCCAAGGTCGCGCACATCGAGTACGACCCGAACCGCACCAGCCGCATCGCGCTGCTGCACTACGCCGACGGCGAGAAGCGCTACATCCTGGCGCCGCACAACCTGAAGCAGGGCGACCGCGTCGAGACCGGCCATGGCGCCGACATCAAGCCGGGCAACAACTTGCCGCTGCGCTACATCCCCACCGGTACGGTGGTGCACGCGGTGGAACTGCGACCGGGCGGTGGTGCGAAGATCGCCCGCTCGGCCGGCGCGAGTGTCCAGCTGGTCGCCAAGGACGGGCCGTACGCGCAGCTGCGCATGCCGTCCGGCGAGATCCGCAACGTCGATCTGCGCTGCCGCGCCACGATCGGCGAGGTCGGCAACGCCGAGCAGTCCAACATCAACTGGGGCAAGGCCGGCCGTAGCCGCTGGAAGGGCAAGCGCCCGACGGTGCGCGGTGTAGCTATGAACCCGGTCGACCACCCGCACGGTGGTGGTGAGGGTAAGACCTCCGGTGGACGTCACCCGGTCAACCCGAAGGGTAAGGCCGAAGGCCGTACCCGCTCGAAGAAGAAGCCGAGCGACAAGTTCATCGTCCGCCGCCGTAAGTCCGGCAAGAAGCGCTAG
- the rplV gene encoding 50S ribosomal protein L22, translating into MEARACARYVRVTPMKARRVVDLIRGLPAAEAQAILRFAPQAASEPVGKVLDSAIANAANNHSLDPNDLFVSEVYVDEGPTMKRFRPRARGSANRIRKRTSHITVVVASRSAMATEGKG; encoded by the coding sequence ATGGAAGCCAGGGCCTGTGCACGCTATGTGCGCGTCACGCCCATGAAGGCGCGTCGGGTTGTCGACCTCATCCGGGGTCTGCCGGCCGCCGAGGCGCAGGCGATTCTGCGATTTGCTCCGCAGGCCGCCAGCGAGCCGGTGGGCAAGGTGCTGGACAGCGCCATCGCCAACGCCGCCAACAACCACAGCCTCGATCCGAACGACCTGTTCGTGTCCGAGGTGTACGTCGATGAGGGGCCGACCATGAAGCGCTTCCGCCCGCGGGCGCGCGGATCGGCCAACCGCATCCGCAAGCGCACAAGTCACATCACCGTCGTCGTCGCATCGCGTTCGGCGATGGCAACTGAAGGGAAGGGGTGA
- the rpsS gene encoding 30S ribosomal protein S19: MPRSLKKGPFVDTHLMKKVEAQNDKGSKAVIKTWSRRSMIVPAMLGHTLAVHDGRKHIPVFVTENMVGHKLGEFAPTRTFKGHVRDDRKAKRGR; this comes from the coding sequence ATGCCACGCAGTCTGAAGAAGGGTCCCTTCGTCGACACGCACCTCATGAAGAAGGTCGAGGCGCAGAACGACAAGGGCAGCAAAGCGGTCATCAAGACCTGGTCGCGCCGGTCCATGATCGTCCCGGCCATGCTGGGTCACACACTCGCGGTGCACGACGGCCGCAAGCACATCCCGGTGTTCGTCACCGAGAACATGGTCGGCCACAAGCTCGGCGAGTTCGCCCCGACGCGCACCTTCAAGGGTCACGTCAGGGATGACCGCAAGGCCAAGCGCGGCCGCTGA